The following proteins are co-located in the Echinicola sp. 20G genome:
- a CDS encoding RagB/SusD family nutrient uptake outer membrane protein, with translation MNRIYKPLLAIALLFTFSCAEDYLDTVPTDAVSSESVFTTTNNAMIALNGIHRSMLLRYDSQGQAGEGAVMIMRDVMAEDLVMTTTGNGWYVSICRWLNHISENSGDVRFVWRFYYKIIGNANLIIENIDAAEGSQTEKDEIKGQALAYRAWAHFNLVQMFAERYDFNGSNSQMGVPIVLAPITEGAARNTVEEVYTQIHTDLDDAIALLDDINGRNAKSHLDVNVVSGIKARVLATQGRFAEAATFANTAREGYSLMSEDDLYAGFNNVENEEWIWGSHQVDDQQTYFASYFAYLSLNFSSTNIRNNPKAINSTLYGMISDSDYRKGLWDPNASDPALRDPFIDEMTLSSFAKIDYMNRKFLAQGNASSVGDVPYMRASEMYLLEAEALARSGSDAAAADLLFEFMQARDPEYTRSSNTGSALIEEIMIQRRIELWGEGFRFYDLKRLNLPLDRTGANHVESVINGKFTEEAGAWEWQWQIPRDELNANELMEQNPTN, from the coding sequence ATGAATAGAATATATAAACCTTTATTAGCAATTGCACTACTGTTTACTTTCAGTTGTGCAGAAGACTATCTAGATACTGTGCCGACAGATGCGGTTTCATCTGAATCAGTATTTACGACCACCAATAATGCCATGATTGCCTTAAATGGTATTCACAGATCCATGTTACTTCGCTATGATAGTCAAGGTCAAGCAGGTGAGGGAGCTGTGATGATTATGAGAGACGTGATGGCGGAAGATTTGGTGATGACGACCACCGGTAATGGTTGGTATGTGTCCATTTGTAGATGGCTAAACCATATTTCTGAAAATAGTGGTGATGTAAGATTCGTTTGGAGATTTTATTATAAAATTATTGGTAATGCCAATTTGATTATTGAAAATATCGATGCTGCAGAGGGATCACAAACAGAAAAAGATGAAATTAAAGGACAAGCTTTAGCTTATAGGGCTTGGGCGCATTTCAACTTGGTTCAAATGTTTGCAGAACGATATGATTTCAATGGAAGTAATAGTCAAATGGGAGTTCCTATCGTGCTAGCTCCAATTACTGAAGGAGCGGCCAGAAATACAGTTGAAGAAGTTTATACGCAAATTCACACTGATTTGGACGACGCCATTGCTTTGTTGGATGATATTAATGGTAGAAATGCCAAATCACACTTAGATGTTAATGTAGTCAGTGGGATTAAAGCTAGGGTGCTAGCTACCCAAGGAAGGTTTGCTGAGGCGGCTACTTTTGCTAATACAGCTCGTGAAGGTTATTCTTTGATGTCAGAGGATGATCTTTATGCAGGATTTAATAATGTGGAGAACGAAGAATGGATCTGGGGTAGTCATCAAGTAGATGATCAGCAGACCTATTTTGCTTCTTATTTTGCGTATTTATCGCTGAACTTTAGTTCTACCAATATCAGAAACAATCCTAAAGCAATCAACAGTACGCTTTATGGAATGATCTCTGATTCTGATTACAGAAAAGGCCTTTGGGATCCTAATGCATCTGATCCTGCATTAAGAGATCCTTTTATCGATGAGATGACCTTGTCTTCTTTTGCAAAGATTGACTATATGAACCGTAAGTTTCTCGCTCAAGGGAATGCTTCTTCTGTTGGGGATGTACCTTATATGAGAGCTTCAGAAATGTATCTTTTAGAGGCTGAGGCTTTGGCAAGGTCTGGAAGCGATGCTGCTGCAGCTGACTTACTGTTTGAATTTATGCAAGCAAGAGATCCAGAGTACACCAGAAGTTCTAATACTGGAAGTGCTTTGATCGAGGAGATCATGATCCAACGTAGGATAGAGCTTTGGGGTGAAGGATTCAGGTTTTATGATCTGAAACGTTTGAATCTTCCATTGGATAGAACAGGAGCAAACCATGTTGAGTCTGTTATTAATGGTAAGTTTACTGAGGAAGCAGGAGCATGGGAATGGCAGTGGCAGATTCCTAGAGATGAGTTGAATGCCAACGAACTTATGGAGCAAAATCCAACAAATTAA